Within the Candidatus Bathyarchaeota archaeon genome, the region AGACGCCTACGTACTCACCTATCTCGTAGACCTCGCTGTAGGGCTGGCTTATGCCGTAGAATACGCAGAAACCTCTACCAGGAGGCCAATAGTAGAGCTTACCTGGCTTGACCAGTGTGACCGGAGTTAATTCCTTATCTAAAGTCAACGGAGTTTCGAAGTAAACCTCCTCCTTCCAAACGTTTAACACAGTCTTGAACGGGAGGGCCTTTGAAACCTGTTCACCGACTCTATCAGCTACGTTCAGGACGAAAGACCCTGAATCGTATCTAACCTCCACAAGCATAGACACCTCACCCTCTTTACCGAACATATCTCTGGATCAGAATCCACCACAGCGCTATTTCAACGCTTAGTAAAACCGTTATGATGGAGCATCAATACCATCCAGCCATCCTCATGACGTCTAAAACGCTGTCTCCTCGATATACCACGGTCCTATCGCCTACCAGCTCACCCTCAGCCCTCAGCCTAGCCTCCGCATGCACCCTTCTTTGAAACTCTATCTCAAGCGTTATCGGAGGCTCGAAGGTCAAGGGTTTAAACTCGTCTAGGCGCCTCAACGCCTTCTCAGCGGCATCGGCTATAAGCTTTCGAGTCTTCTTAGGGGCTAGGCATATGGCACTGTATCTACCTAGCCCTTTCTTAACCACAACCGTCTCGACATCCTTTAAAAGCCGCCTAGCCTCCTCGCACGTCTTGTCGTCCCCTGTGACCAAGGCGACCGGAATCCCCAGGGCACCCGCTATGGCGGCCTCTATACCCACCTCGCCTATCCTACGGCCGTTCAGCCTTACACATGCTATGGTCCTAGAACTCATGGTGTGCTCGAGAACCCCTCCTGGGGTGTCGGACATGGCGTGGTATCCTATCATAAACACGGCGTCGACCGACTCGTTCAGACCCGCTAAGGGGCTCTCCCTCGGAGAGCCTATCACGTATTGGGCTTCTTCGTGAAGCTCCTCTAAAACCAGGTTGCTCGGTCCGACCACGCCTCCATGTCCATCGTTCACCAGTATCTCCGTGGCTCCACCCCTTAAAGCACCCTCGACCGCCGCGTTAACCTCACCCGTCAGAAGCCTCCTAGCTGTGTCGAACTCCTTCCTACCCCAGAAAAGCCCCATGGCTTTAGCCACGCTAGGGATGGTCTGAACCTCGCTGACGACGCAGCTTACGCCTTCAAGGTCTGTAAGGATATAAACCTTCAAACGAGACACCCCTCTATCGGAGAAAATTAGGTTTAAATCTCTACTTATGGTTTAAGCCTTCTCCAGCGGTTTTCATGAGCTTTCAACACCCTGAGAGCGTTGCCGTAAGCCATGGCCTCCACGTCTGACTCGTTCAAGCCTCTGTCCATAAGAGCCTCCCAAAGACCGTCTAGTTTAGATACATCTTCCAGCCCTTTGGGCGGTTTGACACCTATGAGACCGAAGTAGTCGGTTCCCAAGCCCAGCAACTCGGAACCGTAGTGCTGACAGACGTAAAGAATATGTTCCACCAAGTCCTCTAGGCAGGGTTTTTCAGATATCATGGACGGTATCACCGTAAACCCTACGACACCGCCTTTAGAAGCTAAGGCTTCTAGAACCTCGTCGCTGAGGTTTCTCACGTGCTTCTTCACGGTCTTAACGTTTGCATGGCTGGCGATTACCGGTAGCTTAGACGCCTCTATGATCTCCAAGCTTGCCTTCTCACCTACATGGGATATGTCGAGTATCACGCCTAAACGGTTCGCCTCATCCACCAATGCCTCGCCCAGACCTGTAAGCCCATAGTCTTTCCGGCTCATACAGGAGCTTGCGTATTTCGTATCGTAGTTCCACGTCATCTGGAGGCTTCTCACCCCGAGCCTGTATAGAAGCTCGAGGTCTCCCGGCTCGTCTAATCCGTCGGCGCCTTCGAGGCTTATAAGGAAACCTACGTCTCTGCTCTCCAGAAGCCTATCGATGTCTCCAGGTTCGGAGACCGGTTTAATCTCAGGATACGTCTTAAAGAGTCTATGGTAGATTTTAACCTGCTCTAGAATGTTCAGTTTAACCGCTCTGGGATAGTTCACGTAGAGTAGCGGCTTCTGATGGTACCCGCTCCATATGATCCGTGAAAGCTCTGGGTTGAAGGCCGGCATGAGCGGGAAGACGGCGGAGAAAACCACCCGGACACGGGCTTTACGGTATTTCGGTATGTCACCATGTCTACCGGCTACGTCCTCAGAGAAGTCGGCCATTGTTAGGCCATCGTGTCCTCCGGTTGCGTAGTAGTAACCGATATCCTCGTGCATATCTATAACCGGAAACTTCTTCAAGACGGTCACCGACCAAGAAATTACGAGGGCTCTGTTTAAAAGCTAGACTGAAGACCGAGGATAACCTTTTTATAAAAAGCCATATTCTAAGTTGAATCTGAAGCCGCGGTAGCTCAGCCTGGGAGAGCGTCCGGCTGAAGACCGGATTGTCGGGAGTTCAAGTCTCCCCCGCGGCATCACGTTTCTTGAAGAAGGGTAATTCCCTGGTTTTCCCGCCATCTAATAATTGTATAAGATATATCAAAATAGTAAACTGGCTTAGGAAGAGGCTTTCCCTGAGTGGTAAGTCTCAGAAGCACTTCCTGTATACACCGAGCAAGCGGGGTTAGATGCTCTGTCCGAGCTGTAGAACATTTGTGAGGGAGGAGAATATTCTGGAACGGTATATCAAGGTCGTTGAGATCTTAGAGACGGCTAGGGAGAAGCATAGGAAGGGGGTTTTGAGGTAGCCTAAGACCTTGACCGAGATACTGAAGGAGACGATGCCGCCAACGACACTACTGAGATGGGTGCAAATAAGGTCAAGCGGATAGCCGACGTGACATCGGCTTCTGGAATTGAGAAGATCAAGTTAACTGCATGAAGTCTCATCAGAGATCATGTAATGAGATTAATACGGTGCTCAAAAAGCAGTCTGGCAAACTTATTGAGTAAAGCTAAGAACTTGGGTTGTTAAGAATTTCACTCCTTATCCTCTTCCATTCCTTAAGCTTCTTCTCAGTTTTCTTATCAAGATAAACCCGCATGTTGAATAGAATTTCGCAGTTAAACTGTTTTTCTGTCTTATAAAAAAGATATTTTGCAATGTTTTAGAGTTTAATGAGGTGGCGATCGTTGGTAAAACCCAACTATGGTGGTACTGGATGGTATATTTTTGCGAACTTGACCCTCGGGACCGGGTTACTGTTAACCGCTATCTTTGGGGCAATACTCACCCACTATTTATTTTACTGTTAAGTATCCTATTGGTTTACTTCATATATTCCGGTGGTAGCATTGTTGAAGAGAGGCTGAGATATTTCTGTGCAATATCCAGTAATTACCTTTAAATATTAGGTTTACCTAACATTTCCATCGGTTATGGATAGCCGCGGGGGGGAAGTTCAGAGAAGGCTCAGCGACCTCAAGCCTGGAGAAGGGGGTAAGATCGTAAGGATTACTGGTCCGCCATCTTTGAGGAGGCGGTTGCTCGATATGGGTTTAGTTAAGGGTGCTTACATAGAGGTTGTTAGGAAAGCTCCTCTAGGCGACCCCATGGAGTTTCTGGTTAAAGGCTACAACCTAAGCTTGAGAAAGGAGGAGTGTGATAACGTATATGTTTCAACCTAGGGGTGGGCGTTTCAGGACTTTTAGGTTTGGAGAAGCCATACCCCTAGCTATGCTGCCTGAAGGTTGTAGAGCCACCGTAGCTGCTCTCATGGGAGGTAGAGGTCTTGTTAGAAGACTCTCTGAGATGGGCTTCACC harbors:
- a CDS encoding M55 family metallopeptidase, whose protein sequence is MKVYILTDLEGVSCVVSEVQTIPSVAKAMGLFWGRKEFDTARRLLTGEVNAAVEGALRGGATEILVNDGHGGVVGPSNLVLEELHEEAQYVIGSPRESPLAGLNESVDAVFMIGYHAMSDTPGGVLEHTMSSRTIACVRLNGRRIGEVGIEAAIAGALGIPVALVTGDDKTCEEARRLLKDVETVVVKKGLGRYSAICLAPKKTRKLIADAAEKALRRLDEFKPLTFEPPITLEIEFQRRVHAEARLRAEGELVGDRTVVYRGDSVLDVMRMAGWY
- a CDS encoding ferrous iron transport protein A, translating into MFQPRGGRFRTFRFGEAIPLAMLPEGCRATVAALMGGRGLVRRLSEMGFTPGVEVVLLKSGSPGPVLVGVRSSRVALGRGVAMRILVYPRGG
- a CDS encoding ferrous iron transport protein A; the protein is MDSRGGEVQRRLSDLKPGEGGKIVRITGPPSLRRRLLDMGLVKGAYIEVVRKAPLGDPMEFLVKGYNLSLRKEECDNVYVST
- a CDS encoding dipeptidase, encoding MTVLKKFPVIDMHEDIGYYYATGGHDGLTMADFSEDVAGRHGDIPKYRKARVRVVFSAVFPLMPAFNPELSRIIWSGYHQKPLLYVNYPRAVKLNILEQVKIYHRLFKTYPEIKPVSEPGDIDRLLESRDVGFLISLEGADGLDEPGDLELLYRLGVRSLQMTWNYDTKYASSCMSRKDYGLTGLGEALVDEANRLGVILDISHVGEKASLEIIEASKLPVIASHANVKTVKKHVRNLSDEVLEALASKGGVVGFTVIPSMISEKPCLEDLVEHILYVCQHYGSELLGLGTDYFGLIGVKPPKGLEDVSKLDGLWEALMDRGLNESDVEAMAYGNALRVLKAHENRWRRLKP